From the Thermovirga lienii DSM 17291 genome, one window contains:
- a CDS encoding preprotein translocase, YajC subunit (PFAM: Preprotein translocase subunit~TIGRFAM: preprotein translocase, YajC subunit~COGs: COG1862 Preprotein translocase subunit YajC~InterPro IPR003849~KEGG: aco:Amico_0591 preprotein translocase, YajC subunit~PFAM: YajC family protein~SPTR: Preprotein translocase, YajC subunit;~TIGRFAM: preprotein translocase, YajC subunit) translates to MQQGGLVGMLLPLAVFVVIFYFLIVRPQKKRQRQHEEMLASIRKGDVVITAGGFWGTVREIKDDSFIIEIADGVKVRILKSSIQMKRSAVDAEASPKPKKSEKAVEEKPVEEETKKEN, encoded by the coding sequence TTGCAGCAAGGTGGACTAGTAGGCATGTTATTACCCTTAGCAGTGTTCGTGGTTATCTTCTATTTCCTGATAGTGAGGCCCCAGAAGAAAAGGCAAAGGCAGCACGAGGAGATGTTGGCCTCTATCAGGAAAGGTGATGTAGTAATCACCGCTGGAGGGTTCTGGGGAACCGTCAGAGAGATCAAAGACGATAGCTTCATCATCGAGATAGCAGATGGAGTGAAGGTTAGAATACTTAAGTCATCCATTCAAATGAAGCGTTCCGCCGTGGATGCAGAGGCTTCCCCTAAGCCCAAGAAATCTGAGAAGGCCGTCGAAGAGAAACCTGTCGAAGAAGAAACTAAAAAAGAGAATTAG
- a CDS encoding protein-export membrane protein SecD (PFAM: Protein export membrane protein; SecD/SecF GG Motif~TIGRFAM: protein-export membrane protein SecD; protein-export membrane protein, SecD/SecF family~COGs: COG0342 Preprotein translocase subunit SecD~InterPro IPR003335: IPR005791: IPR001036~KEGG: aco:Amico_0592 protein-export membrane protein SecD~PFAM: SecD/SecF/SecDF export membrane protein~SPTR: Protein-export membrane protein SecD;~TIGRFAM: protein-export membrane protein SecD; protein-export membrane protein, SecD/SecF family), with product MLRSDKWRLMIVVLVILAAAFTIYPIDGKIKLGLDLKGGAHILLKAKGTPENPVTNDSIDRLIAVLRNRVDQYGVTEPVIQREGQDRVIVDLPGVSDPEAALELIGKTAQLEFREVLGAQPPLPPGPQRQNYDSQEEYEEALSRWNALKEERDAFISQLKDEVKGKAGLAISTDDEGAVYLLGKVYVTGKSLVDAKATYDNIGRPVVSLEFDKEGSKLFEEATAANVGKQIAIVLDGKVISAPVVQERISGGRAQISGRFTAKAAQRLAIMLRAGALPVPVEILENRSVGPTLGADSIRSGLKAGLIGAILVVVFMFIYYRWLGVVANIALFTAMLLLFAGLISLKATLTLPGIAGIVLSIGMAVDGNILIYERIKEELRSGKTYYASVDAGFRKAFTTIVDANLTTLLAAGVLFYFGSGPIKGFAVTLSIGILASVFSAVVVTRALLQTFYRLHRAKSVR from the coding sequence ATGCTGAGAAGCGATAAGTGGCGGCTGATGATTGTGGTTTTGGTCATCCTGGCTGCTGCTTTCACCATTTACCCAATAGATGGGAAGATAAAGTTAGGGTTGGACCTAAAAGGAGGAGCCCACATACTGCTCAAGGCCAAGGGCACTCCCGAGAATCCTGTTACCAACGATAGCATAGACAGACTCATAGCAGTTTTGAGAAACCGCGTAGACCAGTACGGAGTCACTGAGCCGGTCATTCAGAGAGAAGGGCAGGATAGGGTCATTGTGGATTTGCCGGGTGTTTCCGACCCTGAAGCTGCTTTGGAACTCATAGGTAAGACTGCCCAACTTGAGTTCAGAGAGGTCCTTGGCGCTCAACCTCCACTGCCGCCAGGTCCCCAAAGACAGAATTACGACAGTCAGGAAGAATACGAGGAGGCCCTTTCCAGGTGGAATGCCTTGAAAGAGGAGCGCGATGCCTTTATCTCTCAACTTAAGGATGAGGTAAAAGGAAAGGCAGGTCTTGCCATATCCACTGATGACGAGGGAGCTGTGTATTTGCTCGGCAAGGTATATGTTACTGGTAAGTCCCTGGTGGATGCCAAGGCCACATACGACAATATAGGCAGGCCTGTGGTGTCCCTGGAGTTCGATAAGGAAGGAAGCAAGCTTTTTGAAGAGGCAACAGCTGCAAATGTAGGTAAGCAGATAGCCATAGTTTTGGACGGAAAGGTTATTTCAGCCCCTGTGGTCCAGGAGAGGATAAGCGGTGGAAGGGCCCAAATTTCGGGAAGGTTTACAGCAAAAGCAGCACAGAGGTTAGCTATAATGCTCAGGGCTGGCGCTCTGCCTGTACCAGTGGAGATACTGGAGAATCGATCCGTTGGTCCCACGTTGGGAGCTGACTCCATTCGTTCGGGGTTGAAGGCTGGCCTCATAGGTGCCATACTGGTTGTGGTTTTCATGTTCATCTATTATCGTTGGCTCGGAGTCGTAGCGAATATCGCCCTCTTTACGGCCATGCTTCTTCTGTTCGCTGGTTTGATTAGCCTGAAGGCCACTTTGACCTTGCCGGGTATAGCGGGAATCGTGCTCAGTATAGGTATGGCCGTGGATGGCAACATCTTGATATATGAACGCATCAAGGAGGAGCTGCGTTCTGGAAAGACTTACTATGCTTCCGTTGATGCCGGGTTCCGCAAAGCCTTTACAACCATAGTGGATGCCAACCTTACCACCCTTTTGGCGGCGGGAGTTCTGTTTTATTTCGGCAGTGGCCCAATAAAGGGCTTTGCAGTGACCTTGAGCATAGGTATCCTGGCTAGCGTCTTCAGCGCAGTGGTGGTAACGAGGGCTCTGTTGCAGACCTTTTACAGATTACATCGGGCTAAGTCCGTAAGGTAG
- a CDS encoding protein-export membrane protein SecF (PFAM: Protein export membrane protein; SecD/SecF GG Motif~TIGRFAM: protein-export membrane protein, SecD/SecF family; protein-export membrane protein SecF~COGs: COG0341 Preprotein translocase subunit SecF~InterPro IPR003335: IPR005665~KEGG: aco:Amico_0593 protein-export membrane protein SecF~PFAM: SecD/SecF/SecDF export membrane protein~SPTR: Protein-export membrane protein SecF;~TIGRFAM: protein-export membrane protein SecF; protein-export membrane protein, SecD/SecF family): MTRGNFSINFMKIRRIALLLSAVLILGSISLLMFRGLNLGIDFKGGNLLQIELPEPTNVSEVRNAMSEAKAEQAVIQAYSDRGFIIRLKTDSDEEVNKVISVMKSKYPGMELLRLEKVGPVVGQALRKQALIAVCVALLGILAYITFRFRFRFAVVSVLALIHDSLITLGVFSLTGREISLPFIAAILTIVGYSLNDTIVVLDRIRENWKHVSKEGIINVLNMSINQTLSRTINTSLTTFLPVTALFIWGGPVIANFAFAIMVGIIVGTYSSIYIASALLAEWYKASPEKR; encoded by the coding sequence ATGACAAGGGGAAATTTTTCAATCAATTTCATGAAAATCAGGAGAATAGCCCTGCTTCTGAGTGCTGTCTTGATACTAGGAAGCATATCACTTTTGATGTTCCGTGGTTTGAACTTGGGGATAGATTTTAAGGGGGGCAATCTCCTTCAAATTGAGTTGCCTGAGCCAACGAATGTTTCCGAGGTGCGAAACGCAATGAGCGAGGCTAAAGCGGAGCAGGCAGTGATTCAGGCCTACAGCGATCGGGGCTTCATAATAAGGTTGAAGACCGATAGCGATGAGGAGGTTAACAAAGTAATTTCAGTTATGAAGTCCAAATACCCTGGCATGGAGCTTTTGCGTCTGGAGAAGGTTGGTCCGGTGGTCGGACAAGCTCTAAGAAAGCAGGCGCTGATTGCGGTGTGCGTGGCCTTGCTGGGAATCCTTGCATATATAACTTTCAGGTTTAGATTCCGCTTCGCGGTCGTGAGCGTCCTGGCGTTGATTCATGACTCCCTGATAACTTTAGGAGTTTTCAGTCTGACGGGTAGGGAGATATCTCTGCCATTCATAGCAGCCATACTAACTATTGTAGGTTACTCCCTTAATGATACTATAGTTGTGTTGGATAGGATAAGAGAGAACTGGAAGCATGTGAGCAAAGAGGGGATCATCAACGTACTTAATATGTCCATAAATCAGACCTTGTCCAGGACAATAAACACCTCTTTGACGACCTTCTTGCCCGTTACGGCACTGTTCATATGGGGAGGTCCTGTTATTGCCAATTTCGCATTCGCTATAATGGTGGGGATCATAGTGGGTACGTACAGCTCCATTTATATAGCAAGTGCCCTTTTGGCGGAGTGGTACAAAGCGTCGCCGGAGAAAAGGTAG
- a CDS encoding Radical SAM domain protein (PFAM: Radical SAM superfamily~COGs: COG0535 Fe-S oxidoreductase~InterPro IPR007197~KEGG: aco:Amico_0594 radical SAM domain protein~PFAM: Radical SAM domain protein~SPTR: Radical SAM domain protein): MSMSAFDKLKGMVSTTLVERIVRTVESGDERKLANLFDLLSKLAPARYFREGFAQLAQMARENHPFVGVFRRVFTELNESCRKKAILNFMVNFIILGRAIRERKEQELGIHIPNFMVISPTMRCNLHCKGCYASAYSKEDDLPLEVVDRVIREGKELGMYFYTFSGGECFVRPELLDLWEKHDDCYFQVYTNGTLLDEALTDRLARMGNVAPMVSVEGSKEETDYRRGPGTYEKVMEVFDRLRRKGILYGFSATFTKSSAQSILKDEFIERMLDKGCKVGWFFQYIPTGNKPDLDYMATPEQRAALHEKVEEWRNKYPIFLGDFWNDGPYVDGCMAGGQRYLHIISSGDVEPCVFVHFAVDNIKEKSLVDVLQSDFFKAIREAQPYEDDNLLCPCLIIDHPQVLRELVERYGARPTHPGSEALLKDLAPGLDRYSERIKSIYGPLWEKEGREKYLKSFEKEDDKRVWERARKHAKVK; encoded by the coding sequence ATGTCCATGTCAGCTTTTGACAAATTGAAAGGGATGGTATCGACCACTCTCGTAGAGAGAATAGTGAGGACGGTAGAGAGTGGGGACGAGAGGAAGCTGGCCAATTTGTTCGACCTCTTGTCCAAGTTGGCCCCTGCAAGATACTTTAGGGAAGGTTTTGCACAGTTAGCTCAGATGGCCAGAGAGAACCACCCTTTCGTGGGGGTTTTCAGAAGGGTCTTTACTGAACTCAACGAAAGCTGTAGGAAAAAGGCCATTCTGAACTTTATGGTCAACTTCATAATCCTGGGAAGAGCCATAAGAGAGAGAAAAGAGCAGGAGCTTGGAATCCACATACCAAACTTCATGGTAATAAGTCCTACCATGCGATGCAACCTTCACTGTAAGGGCTGTTATGCTTCGGCTTATTCCAAGGAAGATGACCTTCCCTTAGAGGTCGTTGATCGAGTCATCCGTGAGGGTAAGGAGCTGGGTATGTATTTTTATACTTTCTCTGGTGGAGAATGTTTCGTTAGGCCAGAACTCCTTGACCTCTGGGAGAAGCATGATGACTGTTATTTTCAGGTTTACACCAACGGGACCTTGTTGGACGAAGCTTTGACGGATAGATTGGCCAGAATGGGCAACGTAGCTCCTATGGTTTCGGTTGAAGGCTCGAAGGAAGAGACGGACTACCGACGGGGGCCGGGCACCTATGAGAAGGTTATGGAGGTTTTCGACCGTCTGAGGAGAAAAGGAATTTTATACGGGTTTAGTGCCACCTTTACCAAAAGCAGTGCCCAAAGCATTCTCAAGGATGAGTTCATTGAGCGGATGCTGGATAAAGGTTGCAAGGTAGGCTGGTTTTTCCAGTACATCCCGACGGGCAACAAGCCAGACCTCGACTACATGGCTACCCCTGAGCAGAGAGCAGCACTTCATGAAAAGGTGGAGGAGTGGAGGAACAAGTATCCCATATTTCTGGGAGATTTTTGGAACGATGGACCATACGTAGATGGATGTATGGCTGGAGGACAGCGGTATCTACACATCATCTCATCGGGAGACGTGGAGCCCTGTGTCTTTGTTCACTTTGCGGTGGACAACATAAAGGAGAAATCTTTAGTGGATGTGCTTCAAAGCGACTTTTTCAAGGCTATAAGGGAAGCACAGCCGTACGAGGACGACAATCTCCTATGCCCGTGTCTGATAATAGACCATCCCCAAGTACTGAGGGAACTAGTTGAACGCTACGGAGCCAGGCCGACCCACCCTGGTTCAGAAGCGCTGTTGAAGGATTTAGCCCCAGGACTTGACAGGTACAGTGAACGCATAAAGTCAATTTACGGCCCCCTATGGGAGAAAGAGGGCAGGGAGAAATACCTCAAGAGCTTTGAAAAAGAAGACGACAAAAGAGTCTGGGAGAGAGCTAGGAAGCATGCTAAAGTAAAATAG
- a CDS encoding hypothetical protein (PFAM: Protein of unknown function (DUF1049)~KEGG: aco:Amico_0595 hypothetical protein~SPTR: Putative uncharacterized protein), producing MRSYALAIAVAMLVSALYAFQNSQEVLVKFFSWERTLPQGVWEVLIFAAGGVLMWLVSLFALMESRAKLVKQLKEKDKRIKELETEKESLIRAIGETKKTYGLGEEPSSKVDPAAKDETQQVENEIKKEE from the coding sequence GTGAGAAGTTATGCTCTAGCGATAGCGGTGGCCATGCTGGTTTCTGCGCTCTATGCTTTTCAGAACTCCCAGGAGGTACTTGTGAAGTTCTTTAGCTGGGAAAGAACTTTGCCGCAGGGCGTCTGGGAGGTTTTGATTTTTGCAGCTGGGGGAGTCTTGATGTGGCTAGTCTCCTTGTTTGCCCTTATGGAGAGCCGGGCCAAGCTGGTAAAGCAACTCAAAGAAAAGGATAAAAGGATAAAGGAATTGGAAACAGAAAAGGAATCCCTTATAAGGGCGATAGGGGAGACTAAGAAGACATATGGCCTTGGGGAGGAACCCTCTTCAAAGGTTGATCCTGCGGCCAAAGACGAGACACAGCAGGTTGAGAACGAGATCAAGAAGGAGGAATAG
- a CDS encoding phosphoesterase RecJ domain protein (PFAM: DHH family; DHHA1 domain~TIGRFAM: single-stranded-DNA-specific exonuclease RecJ~COGs: COG0608 Single-stranded DNA-specific exonuclease~InterPro IPR001667: IPR003156~KEGG: aco:Amico_0596 phosphoesterase RecJ domain protein~PFAM: phosphoesterase RecJ domain protein; phosphoesterase DHHA1~SPTR: Phosphoesterase RecJ domain protein) yields the protein MNVCQLERLSFKSVEPQDLELAASCSCSPVVAALLRIKYGFDKSNVSKAREWLDPSLKNVVDSLEFTEEEKLAAKVWERNKGARRVVVYGDYDVDGVSSTTLAVELALKSFTNVRYFIPHRHEQGYGVHKSVIRNLINNQCDLLIVVDCGTKDIEALSDAAKAGMDVLVFDHHVPGDVLPEGAIVVNPHVRGSTESQTLCATGVLWKWASKSGLFDPDWLKSKLDLVALATIADSMPLGLLNRALVKEGMEVLRKQTRSGLGTLASEMGLMVRLIDEDDLAMKVIPALNAAGRLDLAELSVKVLLGQDDVRLCVQKLISLNRKRQYLSSNLLEQLWPLIEQGEHVVCDKRWPAGVLSGVASRLCSETGKAIALAAPVGETIRGTLRVPKGSDALQVLTEVAPYLEAWGGHKFAAGFSVDAKYWDKLKDIMTGILKDIEPVSEELEVLELSPSSLTLDEVRQIKKLGPFGVTNPAPLFFAKREEPLTLFPLGREGKHFRIKSGRDSYIAFNGAPYKDIIINSYGWIYKPKINYWQGNVKLDMLLEHVVQR from the coding sequence TTGAACGTTTGTCAATTAGAGAGACTTTCATTCAAATCCGTGGAACCCCAGGACCTGGAGCTGGCCGCCAGTTGTTCTTGCTCACCAGTGGTGGCAGCCCTTTTGAGGATAAAATACGGCTTCGACAAGAGCAACGTTTCCAAGGCTCGGGAGTGGCTTGACCCGAGCCTAAAAAACGTCGTGGACTCCCTGGAATTTACCGAAGAAGAGAAGCTTGCTGCGAAAGTATGGGAGAGGAACAAGGGAGCCAGGCGGGTAGTAGTTTATGGCGACTACGACGTAGATGGCGTCTCCTCTACGACCCTGGCAGTGGAGCTAGCCCTTAAAAGCTTCACGAACGTGCGCTATTTCATCCCCCACAGACATGAGCAGGGATACGGAGTCCACAAAAGTGTAATTAGAAATTTGATTAACAACCAATGCGACCTTCTGATAGTAGTAGATTGTGGAACTAAAGACATAGAGGCTTTATCGGATGCAGCGAAAGCAGGCATGGACGTGTTGGTGTTTGACCACCATGTTCCAGGGGATGTCTTGCCTGAGGGTGCAATAGTGGTAAACCCTCACGTGAGGGGAAGTACAGAGAGCCAAACTCTCTGTGCTACAGGGGTTTTATGGAAATGGGCCTCAAAAAGTGGCCTTTTCGACCCTGACTGGTTGAAATCCAAGCTGGATTTGGTCGCCCTTGCAACTATTGCTGATTCTATGCCGCTGGGCCTGTTGAACAGGGCATTGGTTAAGGAAGGAATGGAAGTTCTTCGAAAGCAGACCAGAAGCGGTCTTGGGACGCTGGCGAGCGAGATGGGCCTTATGGTGAGACTCATTGATGAGGATGACCTTGCAATGAAGGTTATACCTGCTCTCAATGCCGCAGGAAGATTGGATTTGGCGGAACTTTCGGTGAAGGTCCTTTTAGGGCAAGACGACGTCAGACTTTGCGTCCAAAAGTTGATATCGCTGAATAGGAAGAGACAGTATCTTTCCAGCAACCTGCTGGAGCAGTTGTGGCCTTTAATAGAACAGGGGGAGCACGTAGTATGTGACAAGAGATGGCCCGCAGGGGTTCTAAGCGGTGTTGCAAGTCGGTTGTGCAGTGAGACCGGCAAGGCCATAGCTTTGGCTGCCCCCGTTGGGGAAACCATCAGAGGAACGTTGAGGGTACCTAAAGGCTCAGATGCTCTTCAGGTTCTTACGGAGGTGGCTCCCTATCTGGAGGCATGGGGTGGACACAAGTTTGCCGCTGGATTTTCCGTTGATGCCAAGTACTGGGATAAGCTTAAAGACATCATGACCGGCATATTGAAGGACATAGAGCCAGTCTCCGAGGAGCTGGAGGTGCTGGAACTTTCCCCTTCATCGCTCACGCTGGATGAAGTTCGGCAGATAAAAAAACTTGGTCCCTTTGGGGTGACAAACCCTGCTCCTCTGTTCTTCGCGAAGAGGGAAGAACCTTTAACTCTCTTTCCTCTTGGCCGAGAGGGTAAACATTTCAGGATAAAATCAGGAAGGGATAGTTATATAGCCTTTAACGGAGCGCCATATAAGGATATAATAATAAATTCATACGGATGGATTTATAAGCCGAAGATAAATTATTGGCAGGGTAACGTGAAATTAGATATGCTGCTGGAGCATGTGGTGCAGCGGTAG